Proteins encoded together in one Quercus lobata isolate SW786 chromosome 3, ValleyOak3.0 Primary Assembly, whole genome shotgun sequence window:
- the LOC115979441 gene encoding ABC transporter G family member 21 isoform X1, with protein sequence MMPPEQETNTTISLANRSENAWVHAEPSGSTTTDVSPRLEAQMPDQQQANSACRFSILHRSLRPVTLKFEDVTYSINLRISTTGKDSSPCLSLTHEPKPTRTLLHGVSGVVRPGELLAMLGPSGSGKTTLLTALAGRLPGKVSGTITYNGKAFSSSMKRKTGFVTQDDVLYPHLTVLETLTYAALLRLPKELSKQDKIEQTEMLIRELGLARCRNGVVGGTLLRGISGGERKRVSIGQEMLVNPSLLLLDEPTSGLDSTTAQRIVVTLRGLSRGGRTVITTIHQPSSRLYRMFDKVVVLSDGCPIYSGKADQVMDYFGSIGYVPAFNFVNPADFLLDLANGIAPDVRQDDQIEFQGRLDHDDQNSTKQSLITSYKKNLYPALKAEIHTSLRDPNLSTSGKLSSRSNENQWTTSWWEQFKVLLRRGLKERKHESYSGLRIFQVMSVSVLSGLLWWRSDTSNIQDQVGLLFFFSIFWGFFPLFNAIFAFPLERPMLIKERSSGMYRLSSYYFARMAGDLPMELVLPTVFVTVTYWMGGLKPSLVTFILTLLIILFNVLVSQGLGLALGAILMEVKQATTLASVTMLVFLLAGGYYIQHIPCFIAWLKYISFSHFCYKLLVGVQYSVNEVYENELGVKCNVMDFPAIKYLGLDNKWWDVAALAVMLVGYRVLAYLALKMGQRH encoded by the exons ATGATGCCCCCTGAGCAAGAAACTAACACTACTATCTCACTCGCAAACCGCTCTGAGAACGCTTGGGTCCATGCTGAGCCATCTGGTTCTACAACTACTGATGTTAGTCCTCGTTTGGAAGCTCAGATGCCAGACCAACAACAAGCAAACTCAGCCTGCAGATTCTCCATTCTCCACCGATCCTTACGGCCCGTTACACTCAAG TTTGAAGACGTGACATATAGTATAAACTTGAGAATCAGTACCACAGGCAAGGACTCATCTCCATGTTTGAGTCTTACTCATGAGCCCAAACCAACTCGCACTCTGCTGCACGGTGTTAGCGGTGTTGTTAGACCAGGCGAGCTTCTAGCAATGCTGGGTCCATCAGGCAGTGGCAAGACCACTCTACTAACTGCCTTAGCAGGCCGTTTACCCGGAAAAGTCTCTGGCACCATAACATACAACGGGAAAGCCTTCTCTAGCTCCATGAAGCGAAAAACAGGGTTTGTTACACAAGACGACGTGTTATACCCTCACCTCACTGTGCTCGAAACCTTAACCTATGCAGCCTTGTTAAGGTTACCTAAAGAGCTTTCAAAGCAAGACAAAATTGAGCAGACTGAGATGCTTATACGAGAGCTTGGACTCGCACGATGTCGTAATGGTGTTGTGGGTGGAACCCTTTTGAGAGGTATTTCAGGTGGGGAAAGGAAACGGGTCAGTATTGGGCAAGAGATGTTGGTGAATCCGAGTCTGTTGTTGCTTGATGAACCCACTTCCGGGTTGGATTCCACGACGGCTCAGCGTATTGTAGTGACGTTGAGAGGGCTGTCACGCGGTGGCAGGACGGTGATCACCACCATTCATCAGCCTTCTAGCAGGTTGTATAGGATGTTTGACAAGGTGGTTGTATTGTCTGATGGATGCCCCATTTATAGTGGCAAGGCGGATCAGGTCATGGACTATTTTGGTTCCATTGGTTATGTGCCCGCCTTCAATTTTGTCAACCCAGCTGATTTTCTGCTTGATCTTGCTAATG GTATAGCTCCTGATGTAAGACAGGATGACCAGATAGAGTTTCAGGGCAGATTAGACCATGATGatcaaaattcaaccaaacaGTCCCTAATTACATCTTACAAAAAGAACCTATATCCGGCCTTGAAGGCTGAGATTCACACAAGTTTAAGAGACCCAAATCTTTCTACATCTGGAAAATTATCATCAAGAA GTAATGAGAATCAATGGACCACCAGCTGGTGGGAGCAATTTAAAGTGTTGCTGAGAAGGGGTTTAAAAGAGAGGAAGCATGAATCTTATTCTGGTTTAAGGATTTTTCAGGTCATGTCTGTTTCAGTTCTATCAGGCCTATTGTGGTGGAGGTCTGACACTTCAAACATTCAAGATCAG GTTGggcttctctttttcttctccatcTTCTGGGGCTTTTTCCCCCTATTCAATGCCATATTTGCGTTTCCTTTGGAGCGTCCAATGCTAATAAAAGAACGTTCCTCAGGGATGTACCGTCTCTCCTCCTATTACTTTGCTCGAATGGCTGGGGACTTGCCAATGGAGCTTGTGCTACCAACTGTGTTTGTAACAGTCACTTACTGGATGGGTGGTCTCAAGCCTTCACTAGTTACGTTTATACTAACCCTCTTGATTATTCTATTTAATGTGCTAGTCTCCCAAGGGCTAGGCCTTGCACTTGGGGCAATCCTGATGGAAGTAAAGCAGGCAACAACTCTGGCCTCTGTGACCATGCTTGTGTTCTTACTAGCTGGAGGATACTACATTCAGCACATTCCATGTTTTATAGCTTGGTTGAAGTACATTTCTTTTAGTCACTTCTGTTACAAGCTCCTTGTGGGAGTACAGTACTCAGTGAATGAGGTTTATGAGAATGAGTTAGGGGTGAAATGTAATGTAATGGATTTTCCAGCTATTAAGTATCTGGGTCTTGATAACAAGTGGTGGGATGTGGCTGCTTTGGCTGTAATGCTGGTGGGATACAGAGTTTTGGCTTATTTGGCATTGAAGATGGGGCAACGTCACTGA
- the LOC115979441 gene encoding ABC transporter G family member 21 isoform X2, with protein sequence MMPPEQETNTTISLANRSENAWVHAEPSGSTTTDVSPRLEAQMPDQQQANSACRFSILHRSLRPVTLKFEDVTYSINLRISTTGKDSSPCLSLTHEPKPTRTLLHGVSGVVRPGELLAMLGPSGSGKTTLLTALAGRLPGKVSGTITYNGKAFSSSMKRKTGFVTQDDVLYPHLTVLETLTYAALLRLPKELSKQDKIEQTEMLIRELGLARCRNGVVGGTLLRGISGGERKRVSIGQEMLVNPSLLLLDEPTSGLDSTTAQRIVVTLRGLSRGGRTVITTIHQPSSRLYRMFDKVVVLSDGCPIYSGKADQVMDYFGSIGYVPAFNFVNPADFLLDLANGIAPDVRQDDQIEFQGRLDHDDQNSTKQSLITSYKKNLYPALKAEIHTSLRDPNLSTSGKLSSRSNENQWTTSWWEQFKVLLRRGLKERKHESYSGLRIFQVMSVSVLSGLLWWRSDTSNIQDQGCTVSPPITLLEWLGTCQWSLCYQLCL encoded by the exons ATGATGCCCCCTGAGCAAGAAACTAACACTACTATCTCACTCGCAAACCGCTCTGAGAACGCTTGGGTCCATGCTGAGCCATCTGGTTCTACAACTACTGATGTTAGTCCTCGTTTGGAAGCTCAGATGCCAGACCAACAACAAGCAAACTCAGCCTGCAGATTCTCCATTCTCCACCGATCCTTACGGCCCGTTACACTCAAG TTTGAAGACGTGACATATAGTATAAACTTGAGAATCAGTACCACAGGCAAGGACTCATCTCCATGTTTGAGTCTTACTCATGAGCCCAAACCAACTCGCACTCTGCTGCACGGTGTTAGCGGTGTTGTTAGACCAGGCGAGCTTCTAGCAATGCTGGGTCCATCAGGCAGTGGCAAGACCACTCTACTAACTGCCTTAGCAGGCCGTTTACCCGGAAAAGTCTCTGGCACCATAACATACAACGGGAAAGCCTTCTCTAGCTCCATGAAGCGAAAAACAGGGTTTGTTACACAAGACGACGTGTTATACCCTCACCTCACTGTGCTCGAAACCTTAACCTATGCAGCCTTGTTAAGGTTACCTAAAGAGCTTTCAAAGCAAGACAAAATTGAGCAGACTGAGATGCTTATACGAGAGCTTGGACTCGCACGATGTCGTAATGGTGTTGTGGGTGGAACCCTTTTGAGAGGTATTTCAGGTGGGGAAAGGAAACGGGTCAGTATTGGGCAAGAGATGTTGGTGAATCCGAGTCTGTTGTTGCTTGATGAACCCACTTCCGGGTTGGATTCCACGACGGCTCAGCGTATTGTAGTGACGTTGAGAGGGCTGTCACGCGGTGGCAGGACGGTGATCACCACCATTCATCAGCCTTCTAGCAGGTTGTATAGGATGTTTGACAAGGTGGTTGTATTGTCTGATGGATGCCCCATTTATAGTGGCAAGGCGGATCAGGTCATGGACTATTTTGGTTCCATTGGTTATGTGCCCGCCTTCAATTTTGTCAACCCAGCTGATTTTCTGCTTGATCTTGCTAATG GTATAGCTCCTGATGTAAGACAGGATGACCAGATAGAGTTTCAGGGCAGATTAGACCATGATGatcaaaattcaaccaaacaGTCCCTAATTACATCTTACAAAAAGAACCTATATCCGGCCTTGAAGGCTGAGATTCACACAAGTTTAAGAGACCCAAATCTTTCTACATCTGGAAAATTATCATCAAGAA GTAATGAGAATCAATGGACCACCAGCTGGTGGGAGCAATTTAAAGTGTTGCTGAGAAGGGGTTTAAAAGAGAGGAAGCATGAATCTTATTCTGGTTTAAGGATTTTTCAGGTCATGTCTGTTTCAGTTCTATCAGGCCTATTGTGGTGGAGGTCTGACACTTCAAACATTCAAGATCAG GGATGTACCGTCTCTCCTCCTATTACTTTGCTCGAATGGCTGGGGACTTGCCAATGGAGCTTGTGCTACCAACTGTGTTTGTAA